One Lactobacillus crispatus DNA segment encodes these proteins:
- the nrdD gene encoding anaerobic ribonucleoside-triphosphate reductase, producing the protein MLKEEFNQQNVTKLNTPKTFVKRDGSKYPFAIFKLNMVLHNLDLDNVAPAVIEKIVAKLDAADEVNAQDVAVAFRDSLNELGYLDEAKAYVQYRKHDEEEWIKQTDTRARLKRMVNGDPTIVNENANKDSEVFSTQRDLTAGTVGKTVGLTMMPEHIAKAHLRGDIHWHDLDYTPLSPMTNCCLIDFKDMLTNGFKIGNAYMTSPNSINVATHQVTQIITNVASSQYGGCSFDRADEVLAPFAEKNYQKHLKDAGKFIDDPEKLEEYAKSQTKKDIYDAMQGLEYEINTMFSSQGQTPFTTLGFGLGTSWIEKEIQKDILRIRIKGLGRERRTAIFPKLVFTIKKGLNLHPGDPNYDVKQLAIQCSTKRMYPDVLMYDTIKKITGSFKAPMGCRSFLQGWKDENGKEVNSGRMNLGVVTVNLPRIAMESHGDKKLFWEIFNTRMRTCHQALAFKGRRAIQAKPENAPIMYQYGVFGKRLKPGDDVNELFKNGRATISLGYIGLYEVGTVFYGPDWEHNEEAHDFTIEIVKKMHDLCAKWEKEDPYHWHYSLYSTPSESLTDRFCRLDTAKFGKVKDITDKEYYTNSFHYDVRKHPTPFEKLTFEAPYPYYAAGGFIHYCEYPNLKQNPAALEAVWDWAYDKVGYLGTNTPIDKCYKCGFAGEFKSTAKGFECPKCGNHDPATCDCVKRTCGYLGNPLKRPMVHGRHEEIVHRVKHMDFGMEDSLATEEEVKNGEY; encoded by the coding sequence ATGCTAAAAGAAGAATTTAACCAACAAAATGTAACAAAATTAAATACGCCTAAAACTTTTGTTAAACGTGATGGGTCAAAGTATCCGTTCGCAATTTTTAAACTCAACATGGTTTTGCATAACCTAGATTTAGATAATGTAGCACCTGCTGTAATTGAAAAAATTGTGGCTAAACTAGATGCTGCTGATGAAGTAAATGCACAAGATGTAGCAGTTGCTTTTAGAGATAGCCTAAATGAGTTGGGTTATTTGGATGAAGCTAAAGCTTATGTGCAATACCGCAAGCACGATGAAGAGGAATGGATTAAACAAACCGATACTCGTGCACGGTTAAAGCGAATGGTTAATGGTGACCCAACGATTGTTAACGAGAATGCCAACAAAGATAGTGAGGTCTTCAGTACTCAACGTGATTTAACTGCCGGGACCGTTGGTAAAACAGTTGGTTTGACCATGATGCCTGAGCACATTGCTAAAGCCCACTTGCGCGGTGATATTCACTGGCATGACTTGGATTACACACCACTTTCACCAATGACTAACTGCTGTTTGATTGACTTTAAGGATATGCTAACTAATGGCTTCAAGATTGGAAATGCCTATATGACTAGTCCTAACTCAATCAATGTGGCTACACATCAAGTTACGCAAATTATTACTAATGTAGCTTCTAGTCAATATGGTGGCTGTTCTTTTGATCGAGCTGATGAAGTGTTGGCTCCTTTTGCAGAGAAAAACTACCAAAAGCATTTAAAGGATGCTGGCAAGTTCATTGATGATCCTGAAAAGCTGGAAGAATATGCTAAGAGTCAAACTAAGAAGGACATTTACGATGCCATGCAAGGCTTGGAATATGAGATTAATACCATGTTCTCTAGCCAAGGGCAAACGCCATTTACTACTTTAGGTTTTGGTTTAGGTACTTCTTGGATTGAAAAAGAAATTCAAAAAGATATCTTGCGTATCAGAATTAAAGGATTGGGTAGAGAACGCAGAACCGCAATTTTCCCTAAATTAGTTTTCACCATTAAGAAGGGCTTGAACTTACATCCAGGGGACCCTAACTACGATGTTAAACAACTGGCTATTCAATGTTCAACTAAGCGGATGTATCCAGACGTTTTAATGTATGATACGATCAAGAAAATTACAGGTTCTTTCAAGGCTCCAATGGGCTGTCGTTCATTCTTACAAGGCTGGAAGGATGAAAATGGTAAGGAAGTTAACTCGGGCAGAATGAACTTGGGTGTTGTAACTGTTAACTTGCCAAGAATTGCCATGGAGAGTCATGGCGATAAGAAGTTATTCTGGGAAATCTTCAATACTAGAATGCGGACTTGCCACCAAGCTTTAGCCTTTAAGGGTAGACGTGCAATTCAAGCTAAGCCCGAAAATGCGCCAATTATGTATCAATATGGCGTCTTTGGTAAACGACTTAAGCCAGGTGATGATGTTAACGAGCTTTTCAAAAATGGTCGAGCTACGATTTCGTTAGGCTACATCGGTTTGTACGAAGTAGGGACAGTCTTTTATGGTCCTGATTGGGAACACAATGAAGAAGCACATGATTTTACAATTGAGATCGTGAAGAAAATGCATGACTTGTGTGCTAAGTGGGAAAAAGAGGACCCATATCATTGGCATTACAGTTTGTACTCAACTCCTAGTGAAAGTCTAACTGATCGCTTCTGCCGGCTCGATACGGCAAAGTTTGGCAAGGTGAAGGACATCACTGATAAGGAATACTACACTAATTCGTTCCACTATGATGTTCGTAAGCACCCAACCCCATTTGAAAAGTTGACTTTTGAAGCACCATATCCATATTATGCTGCAGGTGGTTTTATCCATTATTGTGAGTACCCTAACTTGAAGCAAAATCCAGCAGCCCTTGAAGCAGTTTGGGATTGGGCTTATGACAAGGTAGGCTATCTAGGAACTAATACGCCAATTGATAAATGTTATAAGTGCGGTTTTGCTGGTGAATTCAAGTCTACTGCCAAGGGTTTTGAATGTCCTAAGTGTGGTAATCATGATCCTGCTACTTGTGATTGTGTCAAGCGAACTTGTGGCTACTTGGGCAACCCATTGAAGCGGCCAATGGTTCACGGTCGTCATGAAGAAATCGTGCACCGGGTTAAGCATATGGACTTTGGCATGGAAGATAGTTTAGCTACCGAAGAAGAAGTAAAAAACGGTGAGTACTAA
- the nrdG gene encoding anaerobic ribonucleoside-triphosphate reductase activating protein, with protein MPEKDKNTQEGPDIRSNLIKVNMGGDTMFVDPDQYKPQLDHQRELKRMHRKPKNPKPQEWKTEDYSKHKIADYKPFNFVDGEGVRCSLYVSGCLFDCPGCYNLAAQNFNYGFPYTQELEDRIIKDLGQPYVQGLTLLGGEPFLNTWVCLRIINRIRKEFGHSKDIWSWSGYTWDELQKETPDKKEMLSKIDILVDGRFMNDLKDLTLQFRGSSNQRIIDVPKSMKAGKVVIWDKLQK; from the coding sequence ATGCCTGAAAAAGATAAAAACACTCAAGAAGGACCAGATATCCGGAGTAATTTGATCAAGGTTAATATGGGTGGGGATACCATGTTTGTGGATCCTGACCAATATAAGCCACAGTTAGATCACCAACGTGAGTTAAAAAGAATGCACCGCAAGCCGAAAAATCCAAAACCACAAGAGTGGAAGACGGAGGATTATTCTAAACATAAAATTGCGGATTATAAGCCATTTAACTTTGTTGATGGTGAAGGCGTTAGATGTAGTCTTTATGTTTCAGGCTGTTTGTTCGATTGCCCTGGTTGCTATAATTTAGCAGCCCAAAACTTTAATTATGGTTTTCCATATACGCAAGAATTGGAAGACCGCATTATTAAAGACTTGGGCCAGCCATACGTGCAGGGATTAACCTTACTAGGCGGAGAGCCATTTTTGAATACTTGGGTTTGTTTAAGAATTATTAACCGAATTCGAAAAGAATTTGGCCACAGTAAGGACATCTGGTCCTGGTCTGGATATACTTGGGATGAATTGCAAAAAGAAACACCTGATAAAAAGGAAATGTTGTCTAAGATAGATATTCTAGTTGATGGCCGCTTTATGAATGATTTAAAGGATTTAACCCTGCAATTCAGAGGTTCTAGTAACCAACGAATTATTGATGTGCCAAAGTCGATGAAGGCAGGCAAGGTTGTCATCTGGGATAAATTGCAAAAATAA
- a CDS encoding iron-sulfur cluster assembly protein has protein sequence MEEKNIKQIDQIMTALTQVIDPELQVDVVNLGLIYGIDIEGDKATIKMTLTIMGCPLSDYLEQHIQKAVLSVAGIKSCDIKLVWYPVWTTERLSSAAKKQLGVTNHDDQIKQEKATKEKIIDFSVPIKKMADEYPDFVQIMYDCGFTRIKIPGLLKTVGRVMTIPLGAQAMKLDLAKVKKAFEDKGYKVIND, from the coding sequence ATGGAAGAAAAAAATATTAAACAAATTGATCAAATCATGACGGCCTTGACCCAAGTGATTGATCCAGAATTACAAGTTGATGTAGTAAATCTTGGTCTGATTTATGGTATCGATATCGAAGGAGATAAGGCAACCATTAAGATGACTTTGACAATTATGGGTTGCCCTTTATCTGATTATTTGGAACAACATATTCAAAAAGCTGTTCTTTCAGTTGCTGGAATTAAGTCTTGTGACATTAAGTTGGTCTGGTATCCCGTCTGGACGACAGAGCGTCTTTCTAGTGCAGCTAAAAAGCAATTAGGTGTAACTAACCATGATGATCAAATTAAGCAGGAGAAAGCCACCAAAGAGAAGATTATCGACTTTTCAGTACCGATCAAGAAAATGGCAGATGAATACCCTGACTTTGTTCAAATTATGTACGATTGTGGTTTTACTAGAATTAAAATTCCTGGATTGCTTAAAACGGTGGGGCGTGTGATGACCATCCCATTGGGAGCTCAGGCAATGAAACTTGATTTGGCTAAAGTGAAAAAAGCATTTGAAGATAAAGGATACAAGGTAATCAATGACTGA
- a CDS encoding DUF438 domain-containing protein: protein MTDKKRQDAILKILHYIQNGGDFATAKKMFQEEFDQVDVAEITAAERELIKQGLNPAEIQYLCNVHADVFKGNIKENAVNPDFATPGHPVHTIKLENMVLKSLVNDALLPDLKKYQAGQDTLDKIRKELSDLATIDKHYRRKETSLFPLMNKYGITAPPEVMWGVDDDIRDLIGDASKIAGEEHPDKDQLAEAIKKASHEVLEMIFKEESIMIPMIDEVADQDDWYNVKREESQIGYTLIRKPMNWKPKEAKKEAGPISVSNLSSFLINFEEGRLNLEQLNAILDMLPFALTFIDEHDKVAYFGGGAEIYPHSRNAIGNDVFSCHTAKSRPLIKKIFAQFHSGEVDKYEFHFTPHKMKRCLYLRYYAVRDKNGKYLGCLEVAQDVTEIRSWTEEKKKI from the coding sequence ATGACTGATAAAAAAAGACAGGACGCAATCCTGAAAATTTTGCATTATATTCAAAACGGCGGCGATTTTGCGACCGCAAAGAAGATGTTTCAAGAAGAATTCGATCAGGTTGATGTGGCCGAAATCACAGCGGCAGAGCGCGAATTAATCAAGCAGGGGTTAAACCCAGCAGAGATTCAATACCTGTGTAATGTGCATGCCGATGTCTTTAAGGGTAATATCAAGGAGAATGCGGTAAATCCTGATTTTGCTACTCCGGGGCACCCGGTGCATACGATTAAGCTGGAAAATATGGTACTGAAATCATTGGTTAATGACGCACTCTTGCCAGATTTGAAAAAGTATCAAGCAGGTCAAGATACACTGGATAAAATCAGAAAAGAATTGAGTGATTTGGCAACAATCGATAAGCATTACCGACGTAAGGAGACCTCGCTTTTTCCATTAATGAATAAATATGGCATTACAGCTCCGCCCGAAGTGATGTGGGGCGTTGATGATGATATTCGCGATTTAATTGGGGATGCAAGCAAGATTGCTGGTGAGGAGCATCCAGATAAAGATCAGTTGGCTGAGGCAATTAAAAAGGCGAGTCATGAAGTGCTTGAGATGATCTTTAAAGAGGAGAGCATTATGATTCCGATGATTGACGAGGTAGCTGATCAAGATGATTGGTACAACGTTAAACGCGAAGAGAGTCAGATTGGCTATACCCTGATTCGCAAGCCAATGAATTGGAAGCCAAAGGAAGCTAAAAAAGAAGCAGGGCCTATTTCTGTTAGCAATCTTTCATCCTTCCTCATTAATTTTGAAGAAGGAAGGTTAAATTTAGAGCAGTTAAATGCAATTTTGGATATGTTGCCATTTGCATTGACCTTTATTGATGAACACGATAAGGTAGCTTATTTTGGCGGCGGTGCTGAGATTTATCCGCACTCGCGCAATGCTATTGGCAATGATGTATTCTCGTGTCACACTGCTAAAAGTAGACCGTTAATTAAAAAGATTTTTGCGCAATTTCATTCAGGTGAAGTTGACAAGTATGAGTTTCACTTTACTCCACACAAGATGAAGCGCTGCTTATACCTACGCTATTATGCAGTACGTGATAAAAATGGAAAGTATCTGGGTTGTCTTGAGGTAGCACAAGATGTGACGGAAATTAGAAGCTGGACTGAAGAAAAGAAAAAAATTTAA
- a CDS encoding IS110 family transposase, with product MMESQIIFGIDVSSKSSTVCVVNDRIKQGESFRISNDSFGYQKLYEQLNQYLITPLVVFEATGVYSLSLQAFLEDYHIKYLKLNPLKAKKLMDNNLRHNKTDKVDAYRLALIQFNAPQKLRDPQPREYHELQNASRYYEELTRSIVTTKNQLHRNLQSTFPQIEEILSHPSGRIYWALVSLFPHAGYVLEKNETQVTQMLNSISGIGQQRARYLTTRLYAFAREAYPYDSKDSIIVRAIQRNISNLFSLQQERDYVINYMEKLAKAVNARALSIYLSIPGVARITAVRLVAELGDLRRFSTSAQIDAFVGIDPGRYQSGEKDSSLGITKHGNHIARKILYRVITQMETVKATQPCHITDYYDKKKRSSNSQGYKKIAIASVHKLIRTMFALIKHDQLYDYNIATENKRL from the coding sequence ATTATGGAATCACAAATTATTTTCGGTATTGATGTTAGCAGTAAATCTTCCACAGTTTGTGTGGTTAATGACCGGATCAAACAAGGCGAATCTTTTAGAATCTCTAATGATTCCTTTGGCTATCAAAAACTTTATGAGCAACTGAACCAATATTTGATAACTCCTTTAGTTGTTTTCGAAGCTACTGGTGTTTATTCTCTAAGCCTGCAAGCTTTCTTAGAGGATTATCATATTAAGTATTTGAAGCTTAATCCGCTTAAAGCGAAAAAGCTAATGGACAATAATTTACGCCATAATAAAACTGATAAGGTAGATGCTTATCGCCTGGCTTTAATTCAATTTAATGCCCCGCAAAAGCTGCGTGATCCACAGCCCAGAGAGTATCATGAACTTCAGAATGCCAGTCGCTATTATGAAGAACTTACTAGGAGTATAGTTACTACTAAAAATCAATTGCACCGCAACCTCCAATCCACTTTCCCACAAATTGAAGAAATACTGTCTCATCCATCTGGCAGAATTTATTGGGCGCTTGTTAGTCTTTTCCCACATGCTGGATATGTTCTAGAAAAGAATGAGACACAGGTAACTCAAATGCTTAATTCTATTTCTGGAATAGGACAACAAAGGGCACGGTACTTAACCACAAGATTATACGCTTTTGCTAGAGAAGCTTATCCTTATGATTCCAAAGATAGTATTATCGTTAGAGCTATTCAAAGGAACATTTCTAATTTATTTTCACTCCAGCAAGAACGCGACTATGTAATTAACTACATGGAAAAGCTGGCTAAAGCAGTAAACGCTCGTGCTTTATCCATCTATTTGAGTATCCCAGGGGTTGCTAGAATTACAGCAGTGAGATTAGTAGCAGAGCTCGGTGATCTAAGACGGTTTAGCACTTCAGCTCAAATTGATGCGTTTGTTGGCATTGATCCAGGAAGGTACCAATCTGGTGAAAAAGACAGTTCTCTTGGCATTACCAAGCATGGCAATCATATTGCCAGAAAAATACTTTATCGAGTTATTACTCAAATGGAGACGGTAAAGGCTACGCAGCCTTGCCATATAACTGATTATTATGACAAGAAAAAACGATCTTCAAATAGCCAAGGCTATAAGAAAATCGCCATTGCATCAGTCCATAAACTGATACGCACAATGTTTGCTCTTATCAAACATGATCAATTATATGATTACAACATAGCCACCGAAAATAAAAGACTTTAG
- a CDS encoding MDR family MFS transporter, whose amino-acid sequence MRTAHGKQPADEIKLHWLLLGQLLTWLGSSFIWPLTSVYLHDHLGVSLALVGVVLLFNCVANMIGSFISGWCYDHMDPYVLLIVGAALDAAVLFGMALNHSWPLYWLWMTLTGFLGGWNGALINSIATSIKSKPGRYVFNMIYFAQNVGVVCGTLAVGYLYDYSVTLLFVIAGLLFVGVCVNAIINYRPMIQFHKERLANKGESKKQAFEPMPKYNLIMSIGFFVTIAVIWLMYMNWESNLSVYMVSLGIPFHLYSLLWTINAGIIVIVQAILSRFTIFKSLFRQILFGTLMFAISFVTLIFAKDFAHFALSMVILTLGEATAMPSIPTYVNDLSPDSSKGKYQGLTLSASSIGRALGPLFGGLIIEDFGYIQFFAVAAIGIFLLLVMLIPMHAKLQKKLKLFVK is encoded by the coding sequence ATGCGCACAGCACATGGAAAACAACCAGCTGATGAAATCAAATTGCATTGGCTTCTTCTAGGCCAATTACTAACGTGGCTGGGTTCCAGCTTCATTTGGCCATTGACTTCAGTTTACCTGCACGACCATCTTGGCGTTTCACTAGCTTTAGTGGGTGTCGTTTTGCTGTTCAACTGTGTTGCAAATATGATTGGGTCATTTATTTCAGGCTGGTGCTATGACCATATGGATCCATATGTCTTGCTGATTGTGGGGGCTGCTTTAGATGCGGCTGTCTTATTTGGCATGGCTTTGAATCATAGTTGGCCGTTATATTGGCTCTGGATGACTTTAACTGGCTTTTTGGGCGGCTGGAATGGAGCATTGATTAACTCGATTGCTACTAGTATTAAGTCTAAGCCAGGTCGTTATGTCTTCAATATGATCTACTTTGCTCAAAATGTTGGGGTCGTTTGTGGGACATTAGCAGTAGGTTATCTTTATGATTATTCAGTGACTTTATTATTTGTCATTGCTGGTCTTTTATTCGTTGGCGTTTGCGTTAACGCAATTATTAATTATCGGCCAATGATTCAGTTCCACAAGGAGCGTTTGGCTAACAAGGGCGAATCAAAGAAGCAGGCCTTTGAGCCGATGCCTAAATACAATCTGATTATGTCAATTGGCTTTTTTGTTACGATCGCTGTAATTTGGTTGATGTACATGAACTGGGAATCAAACTTGTCTGTATACATGGTTTCTTTGGGCATTCCTTTTCATCTGTATAGTTTGTTATGGACCATCAATGCCGGAATTATTGTCATCGTGCAAGCTATCTTAAGTCGTTTTACTATCTTTAAGAGCTTATTTAGACAAATTTTATTTGGCACTTTGATGTTTGCAATTTCTTTTGTTACTTTGATTTTTGCCAAAGATTTTGCACACTTTGCCTTATCCATGGTTATCTTAACTTTAGGTGAAGCAACTGCAATGCCGTCGATACCAACTTATGTCAATGATCTGTCGCCCGATTCTAGTAAGGGCAAGTATCAAGGCTTAACCTTGTCTGCATCGTCAATTGGTCGAGCTCTAGGTCCATTATTTGGTGGTTTAATCATTGAAGATTTCGGCTATATTCAATTCTTTGCTGTTGCTGCAATTGGTATCTTTTTGCTTTTAGTCATGCTTATTCCAATGCATGCGAAACTACAGAAAAAACTAAAATTATTTGTAAAATAA
- a CDS encoding M13 family metallopeptidase yields the protein MYFNVRGGAGDITKANTSARLQDNLYLAVNSEWLEKAKIPSDRSRTSSFDGIDLNIEKNLMQDFADFAAGKKELPTVPNFKKAVELYKVAKNFDKRNADGAAPIQADLHEILDLRNFADFNLKAADFYKNGFAVPFAFSVEADMKNTKIHSLNFGGPSTFLPDTTTYKTPAAEKLLDVLKKQSIKLLTMAGLDEKDAEDYAGLAIKYDAKIAKVVKSTEEWADYPATYNPVSLTDFEAKFDSFKMDYFLGGLFTKKPERVISTEPRYLDHAEELLNEENFAEIKAWMLVKFINGVAYSLSQDFREAAFPFSQALSGQPELSSGVKQAYHITNGDFGEVVGVYYGQTYFGAEAKADVTDMIHKMLDVYEKRIRENSWLSQATKDKAIVKLRALILKIGYPDKIEEIYDRLQVDPTASLYENEVQFGREQIKYNLEKLYQDVDRTVWLMPGDMVNACYDPQRNDLTFPAAILQKPFYDLKQSRATNYGGIGVVIAHEVSHAFDNNGAQFDEFGNMKNWWTDEDFAEFKKRTQAEIDLFDGIEYGPVTLNGKQIVSENIADQGGLTAAVEANKGEGADKKAMQELFENFARVWATKQLPESIKTQVSIDVHAPGPERANVQSQCQEEFYKAFDVTENDGMWLAPEKRVVIW from the coding sequence ATGTATTTTAACGTACGCGGCGGTGCTGGTGACATTACTAAGGCTAATACTTCAGCGCGTCTACAAGATAATTTATATTTGGCTGTTAACTCAGAATGGTTGGAAAAGGCTAAAATTCCATCTGATCGTTCAAGAACCAGTTCATTTGATGGGATCGATCTTAATATTGAAAAGAACTTGATGCAAGATTTTGCAGATTTTGCTGCTGGTAAGAAGGAACTGCCTACTGTGCCTAACTTCAAGAAGGCAGTTGAGCTTTACAAGGTTGCTAAAAACTTTGACAAGCGAAATGCGGATGGTGCCGCACCTATTCAGGCAGATTTGCACGAAATTTTAGACTTGCGCAACTTCGCTGACTTTAACTTGAAGGCAGCAGATTTTTACAAGAATGGTTTTGCCGTTCCATTTGCTTTCAGTGTTGAAGCAGATATGAAGAATACTAAGATTCACTCATTGAATTTTGGTGGTCCAAGTACTTTCTTGCCAGATACGACTACTTACAAGACTCCAGCTGCTGAGAAGTTATTGGATGTTTTGAAAAAGCAATCTATTAAGTTGTTAACAATGGCCGGACTTGATGAAAAGGACGCAGAAGATTACGCTGGCTTGGCAATTAAGTATGACGCTAAGATTGCTAAGGTAGTTAAGTCAACTGAAGAATGGGCTGATTATCCAGCAACTTATAATCCAGTTTCATTGACTGACTTTGAAGCAAAATTCGATTCCTTCAAGATGGATTACTTCTTGGGCGGATTATTTACCAAGAAGCCAGAACGGGTAATTTCAACTGAACCACGTTACTTAGATCACGCGGAAGAATTGTTGAATGAAGAAAACTTTGCTGAAATTAAGGCTTGGATGCTGGTTAAGTTTATTAATGGCGTAGCTTACAGCTTGTCACAAGATTTCCGTGAAGCTGCCTTTCCATTTAGTCAAGCTTTGTCAGGCCAACCTGAGCTTTCAAGTGGCGTTAAGCAGGCATATCATATTACTAATGGTGACTTCGGCGAAGTAGTAGGTGTCTACTATGGTCAAACTTACTTTGGCGCAGAAGCTAAAGCAGACGTGACTGATATGATTCACAAGATGCTTGATGTTTATGAAAAGAGAATTCGTGAAAATTCATGGCTTTCTCAAGCAACTAAGGATAAGGCAATCGTTAAGTTGCGCGCTTTGATCTTAAAGATCGGTTATCCAGACAAGATTGAAGAAATCTATGACCGTTTACAAGTTGATCCAACTGCTAGCCTTTATGAAAATGAAGTGCAATTTGGTCGGGAACAAATTAAGTACAATCTTGAGAAATTGTACCAAGATGTTGACCGTACGGTATGGTTGATGCCAGGTGATATGGTTAATGCATGTTACGACCCACAAAGAAATGATTTAACTTTCCCAGCTGCAATTTTGCAAAAACCATTCTATGACTTGAAACAAAGTCGTGCTACTAATTATGGTGGAATCGGCGTTGTTATTGCACACGAAGTATCACATGCCTTTGACAATAACGGTGCTCAATTCGATGAGTTTGGTAACATGAAGAATTGGTGGACTGATGAAGATTTTGCTGAATTCAAGAAGAGAACGCAAGCTGAAATCGACTTGTTTGATGGTATTGAATATGGCCCTGTAACCTTGAACGGTAAGCAAATCGTGTCTGAAAATATTGCCGACCAAGGTGGTTTAACTGCTGCTGTTGAAGCTAATAAGGGTGAAGGTGCTGATAAGAAGGCAATGCAAGAGTTGTTTGAAAACTTTGCTCGCGTTTGGGCAACTAAACAATTGCCAGAGTCAATCAAGACACAAGTATCTATTGATGTTCATGCACCTGGTCCAGAGCGTGCCAACGTTCAATCACAATGCCAAGAAGAATTCTATAAGGCTTTTGATGTGACTGAAAATGATGGTATGTGGCTTGCTCCTGAAAAGAGAGTAGTAATTTGGTAA